A stretch of Penaeus vannamei isolate JL-2024 chromosome 18, ASM4276789v1, whole genome shotgun sequence DNA encodes these proteins:
- the Hcf gene encoding host cell factor 2 isoform X3: protein MAAPILKWKRVTNTTGPQPRPRHGHRAVAIKDLMVVFGGGNEGIVDELHVYNTATNQWFVPPVKGDVPPGCAAYGFVVDGTRILVFGGMVEYGKYSNELYELQASRWEWKRVKPRPPRNGPPPCPRLGHSFTIINNKVYLFGGLANDSEDPKNNIPKYLNDLYTLELRPNSSVMAWDIPDTYGVPPPPRESHTGVAYMSKDKPKLVIYGGMSGTRLGDLWILDVNTMTWERPTVSGVHPLPRSLHSATLLGNKMFVFGGWVPLVLEELKGPNNEKSEWKCTNTLACLNLENMAWENAMMEKFEDQMPRARAGHCSVGIHSRLFVWSGRDGYRKAWNNQVCCKDLWYLETSVPGSPGRVQLVRASTTTLEVCWGATPCADAYLLQIQKYDIPTPASTVPTPTTPTSTPATTSLPLTPANKPITLTQTVLRPATPGAVTPLTPTTPQTIRAGGNIVRVRAPGTGQIKVIGTGGQTTQILRGGLPATTTATSQGGMSGIAALAAAAAATQKITTSTGTTTSPTTVKVVQPTTLVTPQGVKVATTIAGQTVRLVSPSGQVLNTQGTTVAGQSGKQFILQKSGVPGSQPQIVTLVKTSKGLTPMSKVNLVQSKAGVGGQGATIVKLVTTQAGGPGKPIMTTSTTQPGQILSLPSGTQTAGKTVIQGQNIVIAKQQLGTTTVGGKQTIVITKPGAAGTSVVRPQTSQIIVVTTASAIRTLQTGTTTTMATGQPAQSLTIGGKPVTVQVTTAGGQKTVTLVTSQAASSATTSTTSSTSTSSTATTNQPTTSIGSAGDGPVTSDAALAALAAEAGLIMPSGEGEQGNEHVAAVGTQQDQSEKSGSSQNTSEEVMETNASSETSKQSIASNSENLDDVDAKRTEGNTLTNVEGENAIKQEPMDTGDGTGEASCAGQAAGGVGEAGEPTDPLATLASAAINSSLSTTTPTIKNEDTTTTLANGIKQETSEIKKPEEEWYDVGIIRGTVCTVQAYYLPTEADSLKNESYTDAEGEVTERKASGIEVKLQPGTAYKFRVAGINPCGRGPWSEVSAFKTCLPGYPGAPSAIKISKSAEGAHLSWEPPQNAAGDIVEYSVYLAIRNAATQQQVGKKDANNGGAHLAFVRVYCGASNQCTVLNTQLGAAHIDTTNKPAIIFRIAARNDKGYGPATQVRWLQDSVVGGSAGGPKVVMRRPATDNRSPVTVKKFKADGEPML, encoded by the exons CCACCAATCAGTGGTTTGTTCCCCCGGTGAAAGGAGATGTTCCCCCAGGATGTGCTGCTTATGGTTTTGTTGTCGATGGCACACGCATCCTTGTCTTTGGGGGAATGGTTGAGTATGGCAAATACAG CAATGAACTCTATGAGCTCCAAGCTTCAAGATGGGAGTGGAAACGTGTTAAACCCAGGCCACCTCGCAACGGGCCACCTCCATGTCCGCGCCTTGGTCATTCCTtcaccattatcaacaacaaAGTCTACCTTTTTGGAGGGTTGGCAAATGATAGTGAGGACCCTAAAAATAATATCCCAAA GTACCTAAATGATCTCTACACATTGGAACTGCGTCCAAACTCAAGTGTAATGGCATGGGATATCCCAGACACATATGGAGTGCCACCTCCTCCCAGAGAATCCCATACAGGAGTGGCGTACATGAGCAAAGACAAACCCAAATTAGTTATATATGGAGGAATGAGTGGCACCAGATTGGGAGATTTGTGGATCCTTGACGTTA ATACCATGACCTGGGAAAGGCCAACAGTAAGTGGTGTTCATCCTCTTCCAAGATCTCTGCATTCAGCCACTCTTTTGGGAAACAAAATGTTTGTCTTCGGAGGATGGGTTCCACTTGTTCTGGAGGAGTTGAAAGGACCCAACAATGAGAAGTCTGAGTGGAAATGCACAAACACTTTAGCATGTCTCAACCTTG AAAACATGGCTTGGGAAAACGCCATGATGGAGAAGTTTGAGGACCAGATGCCTCGTGCTCGGGCTGGACACTGTTCTGTGGGGATACATTCAAGACTGTTTGTGTGGTCCGGCAGAGATGGATACAGGAAAGCTTGGAATAATCAA GTTTGCTGCAAAGACTTATGGTACCTGGAGACAAGTGTACCTGGATCACCAGGTAGAGTCCAGCTTGTTAGAGCATCCACTACTACCCTAGAAGTGTGCTGGGGTGCCACACCTTGTGCAGATGCTTACCTGCTTCAG attCAGAAGTACGACATCCCAACTCCAGCTTCAACAGTCCCAACTCCAACAACTCCCACCAGCACTCCTGCCACCACCAGCTTACCTTTGACTCCAGCCAACAAGCCCATCACCCTTACTCAAACTGTTTTAAGACCAGCAACACCAGGAGCTGTAACACCTTTGACTCCCACGACACCACAGACGATAAGAG CTGGTGGAAATATTGTTAGAGTTCGTGCCCCAGGAACAGGACAGATCAAAGTAATAGGAACTGGAGGTCAGACCACACAGATTCTACGTGGTGGATTGccagcaacaacaactgcaacttcACAAGGTGGAATGTCAGGCATTGCAGCGTTAGCAGCTGCCGCTGCAGCAACACAAAAAATTACAACCAGTACCGGAACAACAACTTCTCCAACAACAGTTAAAGTTGTACAACCAACAACACTTGTTACACCTCAAGGTGTGAAAGTTGCAACTACTATAGCAGGCCAAACTGTGAGATTGGTGTCACCTTCAGGACAA GTGTTAAACACCCAGGGTACCACAGTTGCAGGGCAAAGTGGCAAGCAGTTTATACTACAAAAAAGTGGTGTCCCTGGATCTCAACCACAAATTGTAACTCTGGTCAAGACGAGTAAAGGTCTGACTCCA aTGTCCAAAGTAAATTTGGTTCAGAGTAAGGCTGGTGTAGGCGGGCAGGGCGCAACAATAGTGAAGCTGGTCACAACACAGGCAGGAGGTCCAGGCAAACCCATCATGACCACATCGACCACACAGCCAGGCCAGATCCTAAGCTTGCCAAGTGGTACACAGACTGCTGGGAAAACTGTCATACAAGGAcagaatattgttattgctaaacAACAG CTTGGTACCACGACTGTAGGAGGAAAGCAGACAATAGTAATCACGAAGCCAGGAGCTGCTGGAACTAGTGTTGTGCGGCCACAGACCTCTCAGATTATTGTTGTCACCACTGCATCAGCCATCAGAACACTACAAACAGGCACAACCACTACAATGGCGACTGGCCAACCTGCTCAG TCTCTTACAATTGGAGGAAAACCTGTAACAGTACAAGTAACTACAGCTGGAGGTCAAAAGACTGTGACTTTAGTCACATCCCAGGCTGCCAGCAGTGCAACTACATCCACAACTTCTAGTACTAGCACATCAAGCACAGCAACCACAAATCAGCCAACAACATCAATTGGTAGTGCAGGAGATGGCCCTGTTACCTCGGATGCAGCTCTTGCAGCTTTGGCAGCTGAGGCAGGCCTGATCATGCCATCAGGGGAAGGAGAGCAGGGTAATGAACATGTGGCTGCAGTTGGAACCCAGCAGGATCAGTCTGAGAAGAGTGGATCATCTCAAAATACGTCTGAAGAAGTAATGGAAACAAATGCTTCTTCGGAAACTTCAAAACAGTCAATAGCAAGTAATTCAGAAAATCTAGATGATGTTGATGCGAAAAGAACTGAGGGAAACACACTAACAAATGTTGAAGGCGAAAATGCCATTAAACAAGAACCCATGGATACTGGTGATGGGACTGGGGAAGCAAGTTGTGCAGGACAGGCAGCAGGTGGTGTGGGTGAGGCCGGTGAGCCTACTGATCCGTTAGCGACATTAGCATCCGCAGCTATCAATTCCTCCCTCAGCACAACAACGCCCACTATCAAAAATGAAGATACCACAACGACGCTTGCTAATGGCATAAAACAGGAAACG AGTGAAATAAAGAAGCCAGAAGAAGAGTGGTATGATGTTGGCATCATCAGAGGAACCGTCTGTACAGTCCAAGCCTACTATTTGCCCACAGAAGCAGATTCTCTCAAAAATGAATCCTATACTGATGCTGAGGGAGAGGTTACCGAAAGAAAAGCAAGTGGGATTGAAGTCAAGTTACAGCCCGGCACTGCATATAAATTCAGAGTTGCTGGAATTAATCCATGTGGAAGGGGTCCATGGAGTGAAGTTTCAGCCTTCAAAACTTGTTTACCTGGTTATCCGGGGGCACCATCAGCTATTAAAATTTCTAAATCTGCAGAAGGTGCACATTTATCATGGGAACCCCCACAAAATGCTGCTGGTGACATTGTGGAATATTCTGTTTATTTGGCAATTAGAAACGCAGCAACTCAACAGCAGGTGGGTAAAAAG GATGCTAATAATGGTGGAGCTCATCTGGCATTTGTACGTGTGTATTGTGGTGCCAGCAACCAGTGTACAGTACTCAACACACAGCTTGGAGCAGCGCACATCGATACAACTAATAAACCAGCAATCATATTTAGAATAGCAGCTAGAAATGACAAAGGATATGGCCCTGCTACACAAGTTAGGTGGTTACAGG ATTCTGTAGTGGGTGGATCAGCCGGAGGACCAAAAGTAGTCATGAGAAGACCTGCCACAGATAACCGTTCTCCAGTTACTGTTAAAAAATTCAAGGCAGATGGAGAGCCTATGCTATAG
- the Hcf gene encoding host cell factor 2 isoform X2 produces the protein MAAPILKWKRVTNTTGPQPRPRHGHRAVAIKDLMVVFGGGNEGIVDELHVYNTATNQWFVPPVKGDVPPGCAAYGFVVDGTRILVFGGMVEYGKYSNELYELQASRWEWKRVKPRPPRNGPPPCPRLGHSFTIINNKVYLFGGLANDSEDPKNNIPKYLNDLYTLELRPNSSVMAWDIPDTYGVPPPPRESHTGVAYMSKDKPKLVIYGGMSGTRLGDLWILDVNTMTWERPTVSGVHPLPRSLHSATLLGNKMFVFGGWVPLVLEELKGPNNEKSEWKCTNTLACLNLENMAWENAMMEKFEDQMPRARAGHCSVGIHSRLFVWSGRDGYRKAWNNQVCCKDLWYLETSVPGSPGRVQLVRASTTTLEVCWGATPCADAYLLQIQKYDIPTPASTVPTPTTPTSTPATTSLPLTPANKPITLTQTVLRPATPGAVTPLTPTTPQTIRAGGNIVRVRAPGTGQIKVIGTGGQTTQILRGGLPATTTATSQGGMSGIAALAAAAAATQKITTSTGTTTSPTTVKVVQPTTLVTPQGVKVATTIAGQTVRLVSPSGQVLNTQGTTVAGQSGKQFILQKSGVPGSQPQIVTLVKTSKGLTPMSKVNLVQSKAGVGGQGATIVKLVTTQAGGPGKPIMTTSTTQPGQILSLPSGTQTAGKTVIQGQNIVIAKQQLGTTTVGGKQTIVITKPGAAGTSVVRPQTSQIIVVTTASAIRTLQTGTTTTMATGQPAQVSAGGGVKMIVVSSGGVAGTTTTQAVTKPMTITVAGQAGQAGATTKTVTIAAKSGTPSTTTLLNTGSGQIIAVPAQGLLQSGQQSLTIGGKPVTVQVTTAGGQKTVTLVTSQAASSATTSTTSSTSTSSTATTNQPTTSIGSAGDGPVTSDAALAALAAEAGLIMPSGEGEQGNEHVAAVGTQQDQSEKSGSSQNTSEEVMETNASSETSKQSIASNSENLDDVDAKRTEGNTLTNVEGENAIKQEPMDTGDGTGEASCAGQAAGGVGEAGEPTDPLATLASAAINSSLSTTTPTIKNEDTTTTLANGIKQETSEIKKPEEEWYDVGIIRGTVCTVQAYYLPTEADSLKNESYTDAEGEVTERKASGIEVKLQPGTAYKFRVAGINPCGRGPWSEVSAFKTCLPGYPGAPSAIKISKSAEGAHLSWEPPQNAAGDIVEYSVYLAIRNAATQQQDANNGGAHLAFVRVYCGASNQCTVLNTQLGAAHIDTTNKPAIIFRIAARNDKGYGPATQVRWLQDSVVGGSAGGPKVVMRRPATDNRSPVTVKKFKADGEPML, from the exons CCACCAATCAGTGGTTTGTTCCCCCGGTGAAAGGAGATGTTCCCCCAGGATGTGCTGCTTATGGTTTTGTTGTCGATGGCACACGCATCCTTGTCTTTGGGGGAATGGTTGAGTATGGCAAATACAG CAATGAACTCTATGAGCTCCAAGCTTCAAGATGGGAGTGGAAACGTGTTAAACCCAGGCCACCTCGCAACGGGCCACCTCCATGTCCGCGCCTTGGTCATTCCTtcaccattatcaacaacaaAGTCTACCTTTTTGGAGGGTTGGCAAATGATAGTGAGGACCCTAAAAATAATATCCCAAA GTACCTAAATGATCTCTACACATTGGAACTGCGTCCAAACTCAAGTGTAATGGCATGGGATATCCCAGACACATATGGAGTGCCACCTCCTCCCAGAGAATCCCATACAGGAGTGGCGTACATGAGCAAAGACAAACCCAAATTAGTTATATATGGAGGAATGAGTGGCACCAGATTGGGAGATTTGTGGATCCTTGACGTTA ATACCATGACCTGGGAAAGGCCAACAGTAAGTGGTGTTCATCCTCTTCCAAGATCTCTGCATTCAGCCACTCTTTTGGGAAACAAAATGTTTGTCTTCGGAGGATGGGTTCCACTTGTTCTGGAGGAGTTGAAAGGACCCAACAATGAGAAGTCTGAGTGGAAATGCACAAACACTTTAGCATGTCTCAACCTTG AAAACATGGCTTGGGAAAACGCCATGATGGAGAAGTTTGAGGACCAGATGCCTCGTGCTCGGGCTGGACACTGTTCTGTGGGGATACATTCAAGACTGTTTGTGTGGTCCGGCAGAGATGGATACAGGAAAGCTTGGAATAATCAA GTTTGCTGCAAAGACTTATGGTACCTGGAGACAAGTGTACCTGGATCACCAGGTAGAGTCCAGCTTGTTAGAGCATCCACTACTACCCTAGAAGTGTGCTGGGGTGCCACACCTTGTGCAGATGCTTACCTGCTTCAG attCAGAAGTACGACATCCCAACTCCAGCTTCAACAGTCCCAACTCCAACAACTCCCACCAGCACTCCTGCCACCACCAGCTTACCTTTGACTCCAGCCAACAAGCCCATCACCCTTACTCAAACTGTTTTAAGACCAGCAACACCAGGAGCTGTAACACCTTTGACTCCCACGACACCACAGACGATAAGAG CTGGTGGAAATATTGTTAGAGTTCGTGCCCCAGGAACAGGACAGATCAAAGTAATAGGAACTGGAGGTCAGACCACACAGATTCTACGTGGTGGATTGccagcaacaacaactgcaacttcACAAGGTGGAATGTCAGGCATTGCAGCGTTAGCAGCTGCCGCTGCAGCAACACAAAAAATTACAACCAGTACCGGAACAACAACTTCTCCAACAACAGTTAAAGTTGTACAACCAACAACACTTGTTACACCTCAAGGTGTGAAAGTTGCAACTACTATAGCAGGCCAAACTGTGAGATTGGTGTCACCTTCAGGACAA GTGTTAAACACCCAGGGTACCACAGTTGCAGGGCAAAGTGGCAAGCAGTTTATACTACAAAAAAGTGGTGTCCCTGGATCTCAACCACAAATTGTAACTCTGGTCAAGACGAGTAAAGGTCTGACTCCA aTGTCCAAAGTAAATTTGGTTCAGAGTAAGGCTGGTGTAGGCGGGCAGGGCGCAACAATAGTGAAGCTGGTCACAACACAGGCAGGAGGTCCAGGCAAACCCATCATGACCACATCGACCACACAGCCAGGCCAGATCCTAAGCTTGCCAAGTGGTACACAGACTGCTGGGAAAACTGTCATACAAGGAcagaatattgttattgctaaacAACAG CTTGGTACCACGACTGTAGGAGGAAAGCAGACAATAGTAATCACGAAGCCAGGAGCTGCTGGAACTAGTGTTGTGCGGCCACAGACCTCTCAGATTATTGTTGTCACCACTGCATCAGCCATCAGAACACTACAAACAGGCACAACCACTACAATGGCGACTGGCCAACCTGCTCAG GTGTCAGCTGGTGGAGGTGTGAAGATGATTGTGGTATCATCTGGTGGTGTGGCTGGCACCACAACCACACAGGCTGTCACCAAGCCCATGACTATTACTGTGGCTGGACAGGCAGGACAGGCTGGTGCCACCACCAAGACAGTCACCATAGCTGCCAAAAGTGGCACTCCTAGCACCACAACTCTCCTCAACACTGGGTCAGGTCAGATTATTGCTGTACCTGCTCAGGGTCTGCTGCAGTCAGGGCAGCAG TCTCTTACAATTGGAGGAAAACCTGTAACAGTACAAGTAACTACAGCTGGAGGTCAAAAGACTGTGACTTTAGTCACATCCCAGGCTGCCAGCAGTGCAACTACATCCACAACTTCTAGTACTAGCACATCAAGCACAGCAACCACAAATCAGCCAACAACATCAATTGGTAGTGCAGGAGATGGCCCTGTTACCTCGGATGCAGCTCTTGCAGCTTTGGCAGCTGAGGCAGGCCTGATCATGCCATCAGGGGAAGGAGAGCAGGGTAATGAACATGTGGCTGCAGTTGGAACCCAGCAGGATCAGTCTGAGAAGAGTGGATCATCTCAAAATACGTCTGAAGAAGTAATGGAAACAAATGCTTCTTCGGAAACTTCAAAACAGTCAATAGCAAGTAATTCAGAAAATCTAGATGATGTTGATGCGAAAAGAACTGAGGGAAACACACTAACAAATGTTGAAGGCGAAAATGCCATTAAACAAGAACCCATGGATACTGGTGATGGGACTGGGGAAGCAAGTTGTGCAGGACAGGCAGCAGGTGGTGTGGGTGAGGCCGGTGAGCCTACTGATCCGTTAGCGACATTAGCATCCGCAGCTATCAATTCCTCCCTCAGCACAACAACGCCCACTATCAAAAATGAAGATACCACAACGACGCTTGCTAATGGCATAAAACAGGAAACG AGTGAAATAAAGAAGCCAGAAGAAGAGTGGTATGATGTTGGCATCATCAGAGGAACCGTCTGTACAGTCCAAGCCTACTATTTGCCCACAGAAGCAGATTCTCTCAAAAATGAATCCTATACTGATGCTGAGGGAGAGGTTACCGAAAGAAAAGCAAGTGGGATTGAAGTCAAGTTACAGCCCGGCACTGCATATAAATTCAGAGTTGCTGGAATTAATCCATGTGGAAGGGGTCCATGGAGTGAAGTTTCAGCCTTCAAAACTTGTTTACCTGGTTATCCGGGGGCACCATCAGCTATTAAAATTTCTAAATCTGCAGAAGGTGCACATTTATCATGGGAACCCCCACAAAATGCTGCTGGTGACATTGTGGAATATTCTGTTTATTTGGCAATTAGAAACGCAGCAACTCAACAGCAG GATGCTAATAATGGTGGAGCTCATCTGGCATTTGTACGTGTGTATTGTGGTGCCAGCAACCAGTGTACAGTACTCAACACACAGCTTGGAGCAGCGCACATCGATACAACTAATAAACCAGCAATCATATTTAGAATAGCAGCTAGAAATGACAAAGGATATGGCCCTGCTACACAAGTTAGGTGGTTACAGG ATTCTGTAGTGGGTGGATCAGCCGGAGGACCAAAAGTAGTCATGAGAAGACCTGCCACAGATAACCGTTCTCCAGTTACTGTTAAAAAATTCAAGGCAGATGGAGAGCCTATGCTATAG
- the Hcf gene encoding host cell factor 2 isoform X4, translating into MAAPILKWKRVTNTTGPQPRPRHGHRAVAIKDLMVVFGGGNEGIVDELHVYNTATNQWFVPPVKGDVPPGCAAYGFVVDGTRILVFGGMVEYGKYSNELYELQASRWEWKRVKPRPPRNGPPPCPRLGHSFTIINNKVYLFGGLANDSEDPKNNIPKYLNDLYTLELRPNSSVMAWDIPDTYGVPPPPRESHTGVAYMSKDKPKLVIYGGMSGTRLGDLWILDVNTMTWERPTVSGVHPLPRSLHSATLLGNKMFVFGGWVPLVLEELKGPNNEKSEWKCTNTLACLNLENMAWENAMMEKFEDQMPRARAGHCSVGIHSRLFVWSGRDGYRKAWNNQVCCKDLWYLETSVPGSPGRVQLVRASTTTLEVCWGATPCADAYLLQIQKYDIPTPASTVPTPTTPTSTPATTSLPLTPANKPITLTQTVLRPATPGAVTPLTPTTPQTIRAGGNIVRVRAPGTGQIKVIGTGGQTTQILRGGLPATTTATSQGGMSGIAALAAAAAATQKITTSTGTTTSPTTVKVVQPTTLVTPQGVKVATTIAGQTVRLVSPSGQVLNTQGTTVAGQSGKQFILQKSGVPGSQPQIVTLVKTSKGLTPMSKVNLVQSKAGVGGQGATIVKLVTTQAGGPGKPIMTTSTTQPGQILSLPSGTQTAGKTVIQGQNIVIAKQQLGTTTVGGKQTIVITKPGAAGTSVVRPQTSQIIVVTTASAIRTLQTGTTTTMATGQPAQSLTIGGKPVTVQVTTAGGQKTVTLVTSQAASSATTSTTSSTSTSSTATTNQPTTSIGSAGDGPVTSDAALAALAAEAGLIMPSGEGEQGNEHVAAVGTQQDQSEKSGSSQNTSEEVMETNASSETSKQSIASNSENLDDVDAKRTEGNTLTNVEGENAIKQEPMDTGDGTGEASCAGQAAGGVGEAGEPTDPLATLASAAINSSLSTTTPTIKNEDTTTTLANGIKQETSEIKKPEEEWYDVGIIRGTVCTVQAYYLPTEADSLKNESYTDAEGEVTERKASGIEVKLQPGTAYKFRVAGINPCGRGPWSEVSAFKTCLPGYPGAPSAIKISKSAEGAHLSWEPPQNAAGDIVEYSVYLAIRNAATQQQDANNGGAHLAFVRVYCGASNQCTVLNTQLGAAHIDTTNKPAIIFRIAARNDKGYGPATQVRWLQDSVVGGSAGGPKVVMRRPATDNRSPVTVKKFKADGEPML; encoded by the exons CCACCAATCAGTGGTTTGTTCCCCCGGTGAAAGGAGATGTTCCCCCAGGATGTGCTGCTTATGGTTTTGTTGTCGATGGCACACGCATCCTTGTCTTTGGGGGAATGGTTGAGTATGGCAAATACAG CAATGAACTCTATGAGCTCCAAGCTTCAAGATGGGAGTGGAAACGTGTTAAACCCAGGCCACCTCGCAACGGGCCACCTCCATGTCCGCGCCTTGGTCATTCCTtcaccattatcaacaacaaAGTCTACCTTTTTGGAGGGTTGGCAAATGATAGTGAGGACCCTAAAAATAATATCCCAAA GTACCTAAATGATCTCTACACATTGGAACTGCGTCCAAACTCAAGTGTAATGGCATGGGATATCCCAGACACATATGGAGTGCCACCTCCTCCCAGAGAATCCCATACAGGAGTGGCGTACATGAGCAAAGACAAACCCAAATTAGTTATATATGGAGGAATGAGTGGCACCAGATTGGGAGATTTGTGGATCCTTGACGTTA ATACCATGACCTGGGAAAGGCCAACAGTAAGTGGTGTTCATCCTCTTCCAAGATCTCTGCATTCAGCCACTCTTTTGGGAAACAAAATGTTTGTCTTCGGAGGATGGGTTCCACTTGTTCTGGAGGAGTTGAAAGGACCCAACAATGAGAAGTCTGAGTGGAAATGCACAAACACTTTAGCATGTCTCAACCTTG AAAACATGGCTTGGGAAAACGCCATGATGGAGAAGTTTGAGGACCAGATGCCTCGTGCTCGGGCTGGACACTGTTCTGTGGGGATACATTCAAGACTGTTTGTGTGGTCCGGCAGAGATGGATACAGGAAAGCTTGGAATAATCAA GTTTGCTGCAAAGACTTATGGTACCTGGAGACAAGTGTACCTGGATCACCAGGTAGAGTCCAGCTTGTTAGAGCATCCACTACTACCCTAGAAGTGTGCTGGGGTGCCACACCTTGTGCAGATGCTTACCTGCTTCAG attCAGAAGTACGACATCCCAACTCCAGCTTCAACAGTCCCAACTCCAACAACTCCCACCAGCACTCCTGCCACCACCAGCTTACCTTTGACTCCAGCCAACAAGCCCATCACCCTTACTCAAACTGTTTTAAGACCAGCAACACCAGGAGCTGTAACACCTTTGACTCCCACGACACCACAGACGATAAGAG CTGGTGGAAATATTGTTAGAGTTCGTGCCCCAGGAACAGGACAGATCAAAGTAATAGGAACTGGAGGTCAGACCACACAGATTCTACGTGGTGGATTGccagcaacaacaactgcaacttcACAAGGTGGAATGTCAGGCATTGCAGCGTTAGCAGCTGCCGCTGCAGCAACACAAAAAATTACAACCAGTACCGGAACAACAACTTCTCCAACAACAGTTAAAGTTGTACAACCAACAACACTTGTTACACCTCAAGGTGTGAAAGTTGCAACTACTATAGCAGGCCAAACTGTGAGATTGGTGTCACCTTCAGGACAA GTGTTAAACACCCAGGGTACCACAGTTGCAGGGCAAAGTGGCAAGCAGTTTATACTACAAAAAAGTGGTGTCCCTGGATCTCAACCACAAATTGTAACTCTGGTCAAGACGAGTAAAGGTCTGACTCCA aTGTCCAAAGTAAATTTGGTTCAGAGTAAGGCTGGTGTAGGCGGGCAGGGCGCAACAATAGTGAAGCTGGTCACAACACAGGCAGGAGGTCCAGGCAAACCCATCATGACCACATCGACCACACAGCCAGGCCAGATCCTAAGCTTGCCAAGTGGTACACAGACTGCTGGGAAAACTGTCATACAAGGAcagaatattgttattgctaaacAACAG CTTGGTACCACGACTGTAGGAGGAAAGCAGACAATAGTAATCACGAAGCCAGGAGCTGCTGGAACTAGTGTTGTGCGGCCACAGACCTCTCAGATTATTGTTGTCACCACTGCATCAGCCATCAGAACACTACAAACAGGCACAACCACTACAATGGCGACTGGCCAACCTGCTCAG TCTCTTACAATTGGAGGAAAACCTGTAACAGTACAAGTAACTACAGCTGGAGGTCAAAAGACTGTGACTTTAGTCACATCCCAGGCTGCCAGCAGTGCAACTACATCCACAACTTCTAGTACTAGCACATCAAGCACAGCAACCACAAATCAGCCAACAACATCAATTGGTAGTGCAGGAGATGGCCCTGTTACCTCGGATGCAGCTCTTGCAGCTTTGGCAGCTGAGGCAGGCCTGATCATGCCATCAGGGGAAGGAGAGCAGGGTAATGAACATGTGGCTGCAGTTGGAACCCAGCAGGATCAGTCTGAGAAGAGTGGATCATCTCAAAATACGTCTGAAGAAGTAATGGAAACAAATGCTTCTTCGGAAACTTCAAAACAGTCAATAGCAAGTAATTCAGAAAATCTAGATGATGTTGATGCGAAAAGAACTGAGGGAAACACACTAACAAATGTTGAAGGCGAAAATGCCATTAAACAAGAACCCATGGATACTGGTGATGGGACTGGGGAAGCAAGTTGTGCAGGACAGGCAGCAGGTGGTGTGGGTGAGGCCGGTGAGCCTACTGATCCGTTAGCGACATTAGCATCCGCAGCTATCAATTCCTCCCTCAGCACAACAACGCCCACTATCAAAAATGAAGATACCACAACGACGCTTGCTAATGGCATAAAACAGGAAACG AGTGAAATAAAGAAGCCAGAAGAAGAGTGGTATGATGTTGGCATCATCAGAGGAACCGTCTGTACAGTCCAAGCCTACTATTTGCCCACAGAAGCAGATTCTCTCAAAAATGAATCCTATACTGATGCTGAGGGAGAGGTTACCGAAAGAAAAGCAAGTGGGATTGAAGTCAAGTTACAGCCCGGCACTGCATATAAATTCAGAGTTGCTGGAATTAATCCATGTGGAAGGGGTCCATGGAGTGAAGTTTCAGCCTTCAAAACTTGTTTACCTGGTTATCCGGGGGCACCATCAGCTATTAAAATTTCTAAATCTGCAGAAGGTGCACATTTATCATGGGAACCCCCACAAAATGCTGCTGGTGACATTGTGGAATATTCTGTTTATTTGGCAATTAGAAACGCAGCAACTCAACAGCAG GATGCTAATAATGGTGGAGCTCATCTGGCATTTGTACGTGTGTATTGTGGTGCCAGCAACCAGTGTACAGTACTCAACACACAGCTTGGAGCAGCGCACATCGATACAACTAATAAACCAGCAATCATATTTAGAATAGCAGCTAGAAATGACAAAGGATATGGCCCTGCTACACAAGTTAGGTGGTTACAGG ATTCTGTAGTGGGTGGATCAGCCGGAGGACCAAAAGTAGTCATGAGAAGACCTGCCACAGATAACCGTTCTCCAGTTACTGTTAAAAAATTCAAGGCAGATGGAGAGCCTATGCTATAG